Proteins found in one Manduca sexta isolate Smith_Timp_Sample1 unplaced genomic scaffold, JHU_Msex_v1.0 HiC_scaffold_3160, whole genome shotgun sequence genomic segment:
- the LOC115447920 gene encoding synaptic vesicle 2-related protein encodes RGKQGRYPQVATAYFSLHNGFLFNFFTRARGDSFTRDGNGWYSATMLVTLSTSAFAMVLEMFGISVVVSGATCDFNLGLTETSILLSMPFVGPIVMAFGWGYISDTYGRRRSLRIALWVSFAVSAISSFSPHWILLAVLKFISTSFCSCAQSAAYTMLGECSTENSRDAYILVMTSVLDFSLALYVTISYFTVNLDFAYDLGLITFTPWRLLNLVLSIPLGLGALGTYFYYESPKFLVNIGRSDEALDILRNIWSRNGGRGKYPVSKVYLEEEGNSKSKDLSFLRSLWDQIIPLFKPPLLYRSLQLYFLTAVVFSTNNSYYIWFPFLAEKFASSLSSTDGNSTVEQVNGLCSIIVSEHQAAVSGATCSSTVDLSLVWSSLAQGASFMIILLLISKIAYRKKLLMIIILSISGFSTLGAVVINDSITSFIMYFGLLFNELCMGFIFSYFVDLYPTSYRGTAACVGVMVARTGALGGVNFLGAFMISHCTVTFYGSFALIISAVAVSFLLPPDKSLNKTVST; translated from the exons AGGGGAAAGCAGGGGAGATACCCACAGGTTGCAACAGCTTACTTCTCACTTCACAACGGTTTTCTGTTTAATTTCTTTACACGTGCACGTGGTGACTCCTTTACACGTGATG GTAATGGCTGGTACAGCGCCACTATGCTGGTGACCCTCAGCACGTCGGCCTTCGCGATGGTTCTGGAAATGTTCGGCATCTCCGTCGTGGTGTCGGGCGCCACTTGTGACTTTAACCTGGGCCTCACAGAAACCAGCATCCTTCTCTCCATGCCGTTTGTCG GTCCTATCGTGATGGCGTTCGGCTGGGGATACATCTCAGACACATACGGGCGCAGGAGAAGCTTGCGCATTGCTCTATGGGTGAGCTTCGCGGTGTCTGCCATCAGCTCCTTTTCGCCCCACTGGATCCTCTTAGCCGTCTTGAAGTTCATCAGTACGAGTTT TTGCAGCTGCGCCCAGTCCGCAGCCTACACCATGCTGGGTGAGTGCAGTACGGAGAACAGTCGCGACGCCTACATCCTCGTCATGACCAGTGTGCTAGACTTTAGTCTAGCTCTCTACGTCA CTATTTCTTATTTCACCGTGAACCTGGATTTCGCCTATGATCTGGGATTAATTACCTTCACACCCTGGCGTCTGCTGAACTTGGTGTTGTCAATTCCTCTGGGCTTGGGAGCGTTGGGAACGTACTTCTACTACGAAAGCCCGAAGTTCCTGGTAAATATTGGAAGAAGTGATGAAGCTTTGGATATCTTGAGGAATATTTGGAGTCGTAATGGGGGACGTGGAAAGTATCCG GTAAGCAAAGTGTATCTGGAAGAGGAAGGGAACTCAAAATCAAAGGATTTGTCGTTCCTGCGCTCGTTGTGGGATCAAATAATTCCCCTGTTTAAACCTCCTCTCCTCTACCGAAGTTTACAGCTTTACTTTTTGACTGCTGTGGTGTTTAGTAC TAACAACAGCTACTACATCTGGTTTCCGTTTCTGGCGGAAAAATTCGCTTCTAGTCTCTCGTCAACAGACGGCAACTCAACTGTGGAACAGGTCAACGGCCTGTGCAGCATTATCGTCAGCGAGCATCAGGCTGCCGTCAGTGGT GCAACCTGCTCAAGTACCGTGGACCTCAGCTTGGTCTGGTCCAGCCTCGCACAAGGAGCGAGCTTCATGATTATCCTATTGCTGATCTCTAAGATAGCGTATCGCAAGAAGTTATTGATGATTATCATTCTCTCGATATCTGGCTTCTCGACCCTGGGCGCGGTGGTCATCAATGACAGCATCACCAGTTTTATCATGTACTTCGGGCTGCTATTCAATGAATTGTGTATGGGATTCATTTTCTCGTATTTTGTGGATCTGTACCCTACTTCGTATAG AGGCACAGCAGCGTGCGTGGGTGTGATGGTGGCTCGGACCGGTGCCCTCGGTGGCGTGAACTTCCTCGGCGCCTTCATGATTTCCCACTGCACCGTCACCTTCTATGGCAGCTTCGCGTTAATAATTA GTGCTGTGGCGGTGTCATTCTTGTTGCCGCCAGATAAATCGCTAAATAAAACTGTTAGTacataa